From one Triticum aestivum cultivar Chinese Spring chromosome 4B, IWGSC CS RefSeq v2.1, whole genome shotgun sequence genomic stretch:
- the LOC123091782 gene encoding myb-related protein MYBAS1, with protein MVTVQDEMRKGPWTEQEDLQLVCTVRLFGDRRWDFVAKVSGLNRTGKSCRLRWVNYLHPGLKHGRMSPQEEHLIIELHARWGNRWSRIARRLPGRTDNEIKNYWRTHMRKKAQERKTNMSPSSSSSSFTYQSCLLETAPIIRMDGGSTHNGTTCFSSVLKSNQSVMDGYSMDQIWKEIEAPAMLPIDKKACSNLPCPVLPSPMGDRYCPPEVVWKMDNGDLKMLAPQFGYGNGERSCY; from the exons ATGGTGACAGTGCAAGATGAGATGCGCAAGGGGCCATGGACAGAGCAGGAAGACCTGCAACTGGTATGCACTGTCCGCCTGTTCGGTGACCGCCGCTGGGATTTCGTTGCCAAAGTCTCAG GCCTTAACAGGACAGGCAAAAGCTGCCGCCTCCGGTGGGTAAACTACCTCCACCCTGGCCTCAAGCATGGGCGCATGTCGCCACAAGAGGAACACCTTATTATTGAGCTCCATGCTCGATGGGGTAACAG GTGGTCTAGAATAGCACGCAGACTGCCAGGGCGTACGGACAATGAGATCAAGAACTACTGGAGGACACACATGAGGAAGAAAGCACAAGAGAGGAAGACAAACATgtcaccttcttcctcctcctcatcatttaCATACCAATCCTGCCTCCTTGAAACTGCACCAATAATCAGGATGGATGGAGGCAGCACTCATAATGGCACAACCTGCTTCTCAAGTGTACTTAAGAGCAACCAGAGTGTCATGGATGGATATTCTATGGACCAGATATGGAAGGAGATTGAGGCACCGGCCATGCTGCCCATTGATAAAAAAGCATGCAGCAATCTCCCATGTCCTGTGCTGCCATCTCCTATGGGAGATCGCTACTGCCCTCCTGAGGTAGTCTGGAAGATGGACAATGGTGATCTCAAGATGTTAGCTCCACAATTTGGTTATGGTAATGGAGAACGTTCCTGCTATTGA